The following are encoded in a window of Amycolatopsis lexingtonensis genomic DNA:
- a CDS encoding RNA polymerase sigma factor → MTDVQTTEVDPPWEGLTGAELHAACMQAARDGDRRAMDRLVAELTPLVWHVARANGLDRSVAEDVVQTVWLALFSQLGKLRDPKALAAWLITTTRREATHPFGRRIQPVPLSDEVAEAMPSTQPAPEDEAVRADRDRRVWRAFVRLPHRCQELLRLTVLAGRAEYQLVAEALRMPRGSVGPTRGRCLDQMRDLLASEGGSR, encoded by the coding sequence GTGACCGACGTGCAAACCACAGAGGTGGACCCGCCTTGGGAGGGTCTGACCGGCGCCGAGCTGCACGCCGCGTGCATGCAGGCCGCGCGGGACGGTGACCGCCGGGCGATGGATCGCCTGGTCGCCGAGCTCACCCCGCTCGTGTGGCACGTCGCCCGCGCCAACGGCCTCGACCGCTCGGTCGCCGAAGACGTGGTCCAAACCGTCTGGCTCGCCCTCTTCAGCCAGCTCGGGAAGCTCCGCGATCCCAAGGCGCTCGCCGCCTGGTTGATCACCACCACCCGCCGCGAGGCCACCCACCCGTTCGGCCGCCGCATCCAGCCCGTGCCCCTGAGCGACGAAGTCGCCGAGGCCATGCCGAGCACCCAACCGGCACCCGAAGACGAAGCCGTCCGCGCCGACCGCGACCGCCGGGTCTGGCGCGCCTTCGTCCGGCTGCCCCACCGCTGTCAGGAACTGCTCCGGCTGACCGTGCTCGCGGGTCGCGCGGAGTACCAGCTCGTCGCCGAGGCGCTGCGCATGCCACGTGGCAGCGTCGGACCGACCCGAGGACGCTGCCTCGACCAGATGCGCGATCTCCTCGCCAGTGAAGGGGGAAGCCGATGA
- a CDS encoding SGNH/GDSL hydrolase family protein, protein MVLIAQAVYVKRTTPRLPGAAGPTEGLVPGEGEPFRLAVLGESTVDGVGAADHEEALTGCLARELARDGRAVRWQAVGRTGANARTVRAELVPLLRPADLVVVALGVNDTIELRTAPAYRRDLLALVVEVRRRLGPVRVVLAGVPPMSRFPALPRPLRDVLSARSTALDASAAALARVPGVTHLPMDPALLDPAAFASDRFHPGPAGYARWAQTLADHIR, encoded by the coding sequence ATGGTGCTCATCGCTCAAGCCGTTTACGTCAAGCGGACGACCCCGCGGCTCCCCGGCGCCGCGGGGCCCACCGAAGGGCTCGTCCCCGGCGAAGGTGAACCGTTCCGCCTCGCCGTCCTCGGCGAATCCACAGTGGACGGCGTCGGCGCGGCGGACCACGAGGAAGCGCTCACCGGCTGCCTCGCCCGCGAGCTGGCCCGCGACGGCCGGGCGGTGCGCTGGCAGGCGGTCGGCCGGACGGGCGCCAATGCCCGGACCGTCCGCGCCGAACTCGTCCCGCTCCTGCGCCCGGCCGACCTGGTCGTGGTCGCGCTCGGCGTCAACGACACCATCGAGCTCCGGACGGCCCCGGCCTACCGTCGCGACCTCCTGGCCCTCGTCGTCGAGGTCCGGCGGCGGCTCGGCCCGGTCCGCGTCGTCCTGGCCGGCGTGCCGCCGATGTCCCGCTTCCCGGCGCTGCCGCGGCCCCTGCGTGACGTCCTGTCGGCGCGGTCGACGGCGCTCGACGCGTCGGCCGCCGCCCTCGCCCGCGTCCCCGGCGTCACCCACCTCCCGATGGATCCCGCGCTGCTCGACCCCGCGGCCTTCGCTTCGGACCGCTTCCACCCCGGGCCGGCGGGCTACGCGCGGTGGGCGCAAACGCTTGCTGATCACATTCGGTGA
- a CDS encoding NAD(P)-dependent oxidoreductase, with protein sequence MRITVLGATGGVGREVVKQALDRGWHVTAVVRDPAKLELPAEVVVAGLHEHEKLTAAIEGCDAVLSALGSRDRQPTTVCTDGARAALAAGAKRLLVVSASGLDADGDGVFTRTLVKPLLNAVLKHGYADMRAMEDLVMASDADWTVVRPPMLLNGPRTGVVKSRLDGNVRGSYTIRRADVAAYLLDAVADPTLIRRKVSIAHG encoded by the coding sequence ATGCGGATCACCGTTCTGGGCGCCACCGGCGGCGTCGGCCGCGAAGTCGTCAAGCAGGCACTGGACCGCGGCTGGCACGTCACGGCCGTGGTGCGCGACCCCGCCAAGCTGGAGCTGCCGGCCGAGGTCGTCGTCGCCGGCCTGCACGAGCACGAGAAGCTCACCGCCGCGATCGAAGGCTGCGATGCCGTTCTCTCCGCGCTGGGTTCACGCGACCGTCAGCCGACGACCGTCTGCACCGACGGCGCCCGCGCGGCGCTCGCGGCCGGGGCCAAGCGGCTGCTCGTGGTCAGCGCCAGCGGCCTGGACGCCGACGGCGACGGCGTCTTCACCCGCACGCTCGTGAAGCCGCTGCTCAACGCGGTCCTCAAGCACGGCTACGCGGACATGCGCGCGATGGAGGACCTGGTCATGGCCAGCGACGCGGACTGGACGGTGGTCCGCCCGCCGATGCTGCTGAACGGCCCGCGTACCGGCGTCGTGAAGAGCCGCCTCGACGGCAACGTGCGCGGCAGCTACACGATCCGCCGCGCCGACGTCGCCGCGTACCTGCTCGACGCCGTGGCGGACCCCACGCTGATCAGGCGCAAGGTTTCGATCGCCCACGGCTAG
- a CDS encoding TetR/AcrR family transcriptional regulator: protein MGSREEIVAAAAKVMREQGYAHATTKAIARTAGYSEAMLYKHFRDKTDLFLSVMGEELPALGAVLGELTADPGQASLRDNLARVAGLGLAFYLEGFPIAVSVFSSRELLRSHRERLGEHGPRVLLDGVANYLRAEVSLGRVKAGTDVEAAAALLLGACFQRAFLATFEEREPADLAGRLADTLLAAL from the coding sequence ATGGGAAGCCGTGAGGAGATCGTCGCCGCGGCCGCGAAGGTGATGCGCGAGCAGGGCTACGCCCACGCGACGACGAAGGCCATCGCGCGGACCGCGGGGTACTCGGAGGCGATGCTCTACAAGCACTTCCGCGACAAGACCGACCTGTTCCTCAGCGTCATGGGCGAGGAGCTGCCCGCACTGGGCGCGGTGCTGGGCGAGCTGACCGCGGATCCTGGGCAGGCGTCGCTGCGGGACAACCTCGCCCGGGTGGCAGGGCTCGGCCTGGCTTTCTACCTCGAGGGGTTCCCGATCGCGGTGTCGGTGTTCTCGTCGCGCGAGCTGCTGCGGTCGCACCGGGAACGGCTGGGCGAGCACGGGCCGCGGGTGCTGCTCGACGGCGTCGCGAATTACCTGCGGGCCGAGGTTTCCCTGGGCCGGGTCAAGGCCGGGACCGACGTCGAGGCGGCCGCGGCCCTGCTGCTCGGCGCGTGTTTCCAGCGGGCGTTCCTGGCGACGTTCGAGGAGCGCGAGCCGGCCGATCTCGCCGGGCGGCTCGCGGACACGCTGCTCGCCGCGCTCTGA